The proteins below come from a single Corylus avellana chromosome ca3, CavTom2PMs-1.0 genomic window:
- the LOC132175938 gene encoding HVA22-like protein e — protein sequence MGKLWTFITQVHSLSGPGLTLLYPLYASVIAMESTSKLDDEQWLAYWILYSFLSLMEMLLQPILEWIPIWYDVKLLLVAWLVLPQFQGAAFLYERFVREQIKKYRGVRSDDHHHKSPNGRGKTKFVQFIVPKKGDHEAS from the exons ATGGGGAAACTCTGGACATTCATCACCCAGGTTCATTCGCTTTCTGg GCCGGGGTTAACGTTGCTGTACCCCTT ATATGCCTCTGTTATAGCCATGGAGAGCACATCAAAGCTGGATGACGAACAGTGGCTTGCTTATTGGATATTGTACTCATTCCTCTCTCTCATGGAGATGCTTCTCCAACCAATTTTAGAGTG GATACCAATTTGGTATGATGTGAAGCTACTGCTTGTGGCATGGCTAGTTCTACCACAGTTCCAAGGGGCAGCTTTCTTATATGAGAGATTCGTGAGAGAGCAAATCAAGAAATATAGAGGTGTGAGATCAGATGATCATCACCACAAGTCCCCCAATGGCAGGGGCAAGACCAAGTTCGTGCAGTTCATCGTTCCAAAGAAA GGGGATCACGAGGCATCTTGA
- the LOC132176275 gene encoding palmitoyl-acyl carrier protein thioesterase, chloroplastic-like, which translates to MTSMAATGNARPYFGEVLEKKNVGMAMVGRFFPLRRLKKRSFSVIASARTPPRSIDSVNGRKFNNIGINRGEATFLGKKCSESSVDAPLHAVLLGRFVEERFVYRQTFIIRSYEIGPDKTATMETLMNLLQETALNHVTSSGLAGNGFGATREMSLRKLIWVVTRVHIQVQRYSRWGDVVEIDTWVDAAGKNGMRRDWIIRDYHTQEIITRATSTWVIMNQETRRLSKIPEQVRQEVLPFYLNRVAVAAEKNDSERIDKLTDATAERIRSGLAPRWSDMDANQHVNNVKYIGWILESVPMNVLGNYALTSMTLEYRRECRQSNLLESLTSSTAASLSEDSNNYINRRPDLEYTHLLRMLADKAEIVRARTEWHAKQRHV; encoded by the exons ATGACATCAATGGCTGCAACGGGTAATGCTAGACCATACTTTGGAGAGGTTTTGGAGAAGAAGAATGTGGGCATGGCAATGGTGGGACGTTTTTTTCCTTTAAGGAGGCTGAAAAAACGAAGCTTTTCAGTGATAGCAAGTGCTAGGACTCCTCCTCGGAGCATAGATTCTGTCAATGGGAGGAAGTTTAACAATATTGGGATTAACAGGGGAGAGGCTACGTTTCTGGGTAAAAAGTGTAGCGAGTCTAGTGTTGATGCACCGCTTCATGCAGTTTTGCTTGGACGGTTTGTGGAGGAGCGGTTTGTTTATAGACAGACGTTCATTATCAGGTCGTACGAGATTGGACCAGACAAAACTGCCACCATGGAAACACTGATGAATCTGCTTCAG GAGACAGCTCTGAATCATGTGACGAGCTCGGGCCTTGCTGGAAATGGGTTTGGAGCTACTCGTGAGATGAGCCTACGGAAACTCATTTGGGTTGTCACACGCGTCCACATTCAAGTACAGAGATATAGCCGCTG GGGAGATGTTGTTGAGATTGATACTTGGGTGGATGCAGCAGGGAAAAATGGAATGCGCAGGGACTGGATAATCCGAGATTACCACACGCAAGAGATCATAACTAGAGCAACGAG CACTTGGGTTATCATGAACCAAGAAACAAGAAGGTTGTCAAAAATACCGGAACAAGTGAGACAAGAGGTGCTACCATTCTACCTGAACAGAGTTGCAGTTGCTGCTGAAAAAAATGATAGTGAAAGAATTGACAAGCTAACTGATGCAACTGCAGAGAGAATTCGATCAGGTTTAGCT CCAAGATGGAGCGACATGGATGCAAATCAGCATGTAAACAACGTGAAATATATTGGATGGATTCTGGAG AGTGTCCCAATGAATGTGTTGGGAAATTATGCTCTCACCAGCATGACTCTGGAGTACCGGCGTGAATGCCGGCAATCAAATTTGCTAGAATCGTTGACTAGTTCAACAGCAGCAAGTTTGAGTGAAGATTCCAACAATTACATCAATCGCAGACCAGACTTAGAGTACACACACCTGCTTCGCATGCTAGCTGATAAGGCAGAGATAGTAAGGGCAAGAACGGAGTGGCACGCAAAGCAAAGACATGTCTGA
- the LOC132176522 gene encoding HVA22-like protein e, translating into MICAHSSEPFSDWLTNLLLYSSSTRFSVNFHFPLLFLGKTHEITGWRVMGMLLMLFFFVRSLYGPMLTLLYPLHETVMAIESKTKVDDEQWLAYWILYSLLTLLEMILQPVLELIPIWYEVKLVFVAWLVLPQTKGAAFLYERFVREQIKKNGWFRDRED; encoded by the exons ATGATTTGTGCTCATAGCTCTGAACCATTTTCTGATTGGCTGACAAACCTGTTACTTTACTCATCATCAACCAGATTCTCTGTTAATTTTCACTTTCCTTTGTTGTTTTTAGGGAAAACCCACGAAATTACTGGGTGGAGGGTAATGGGGATGCTGTTGATGTTGTTCTTCTTTGTTCGTTCACTTTATGG GCCAATGTTGACGCTACTGTACCCCTT ACATGAAACAGTGATGGCCATAGAGAGCAAAACAAAAGTGGATGATGAGCAGTGGCTTGCTTATTGGATCTTATACTCATTACTTACTCTCCTCGAGATGATCCTCCAACCCGTTCTAGAGTT GATACCAATCTGGTACGAAGTGAAGCTAGTATTTGTGGCATGGCTAGTTCTACCTCAGACCAAAGGGGCAGCATTCTTGTATGAGAGATTTGTGAGGGagcaaattaagaaaaatggatGGTTTAGAGATCGTGAGGACTAA